The Methylacidimicrobium sp. B4 genome contains a region encoding:
- a CDS encoding nucleoside deaminase: MGSPDPFLEAAIAEARAGLAEGGIPIGAVIVQGEQILARGRNRRIQWGSAIRHGEMDALENLGRQPASLYRSCTLYTTLSPCPMCTGAILLYRIPRVVIGENRTFLGSEELLRRCGVAVEVRDDAECRELLEEFIRRSPRAWEEDIGLREGERGGSSGP, from the coding sequence ATGGGCTCCCCCGATCCCTTCCTGGAAGCGGCGATCGCCGAGGCGCGTGCGGGCCTGGCAGAAGGTGGCATCCCCATTGGCGCGGTGATCGTCCAGGGCGAACAGATCCTGGCGCGGGGTCGCAATCGTAGGATCCAGTGGGGGAGCGCGATCCGTCACGGAGAGATGGACGCCCTCGAGAACCTCGGTCGTCAGCCCGCCTCCCTCTACCGCTCCTGCACCCTCTATACGACCCTTTCGCCCTGCCCGATGTGCACGGGGGCGATCCTCCTCTACCGCATCCCCCGGGTGGTCATTGGGGAAAACCGGACCTTCCTCGGGTCGGAGGAGCTGTTGCGCCGCTGCGGGGTGGCGGTCGAGGTGAGGGACGATGCCGAGTGCCGGGAGCTGCTCGAGGAGTTCATCCGCCGCTCTCCCCGCGCTTGGGAGGAAGACATCGGGCTTCGCGAGGGAGAACGGGGAGGGAGCTCCGGACCATGA
- a CDS encoding deoxyribonuclease IV: MRKAPRKEEVRQVPAAQDRAPALPLSPSELSGHLLGAHVSIAGGVERAVERALQCGFSAAQIFVKNCRQWKAPALGPEEAAAFRTAASASGVFFFGHAGYLLNLASASDPLAEQSLQALRDEGERAELLGLPFLVLHPGVAARGEEPEAALSRLARRLRALFPKGSALPRVGIALETMAGQGSQLGWRLEQLSWLLEELDDPRRFGICLDTAHLWAAGYPIATPAGYRAFAAELEERRLAACVRAIHLNDSAAPFGSRRDRHEHLGRGTLGLSAFGQILQDPRWSRTPMVLETPKEDGMESDCRNLRAILPFLPRNPMEPDWKRPAGHRKAEKSTSVPPGPDL, from the coding sequence ATGCGCAAAGCCCCAAGGAAGGAAGAAGTCCGGCAGGTCCCCGCCGCCCAAGACCGGGCCCCTGCCCTCCCGCTCTCCCCTTCCGAGCTCTCCGGCCACCTCCTGGGGGCCCATGTCTCGATCGCCGGAGGGGTCGAGCGCGCAGTCGAGCGGGCGCTCCAATGCGGCTTTTCCGCGGCGCAGATCTTCGTCAAGAACTGCCGGCAATGGAAGGCCCCGGCGCTTGGGCCGGAGGAAGCCGCAGCCTTCCGCACAGCGGCCTCCGCCTCGGGGGTCTTCTTCTTCGGCCATGCGGGCTACCTCCTCAACTTGGCCTCTGCCTCGGATCCCCTTGCGGAGCAATCTCTCCAGGCGCTCCGAGACGAGGGGGAGCGCGCCGAGCTCCTGGGCCTCCCCTTCCTCGTCCTGCATCCGGGCGTCGCCGCCCGCGGCGAAGAGCCCGAAGCGGCCCTCTCCCGGCTGGCCCGCCGGCTCCGGGCTCTCTTCCCGAAGGGCTCGGCTCTGCCGCGCGTCGGGATCGCGCTCGAGACGATGGCGGGACAGGGAAGCCAGCTCGGATGGCGCCTGGAGCAGCTTTCCTGGCTTCTCGAGGAACTCGACGACCCACGCCGGTTCGGAATCTGCCTGGATACCGCGCACCTCTGGGCAGCCGGCTACCCGATCGCGACGCCGGCCGGCTATCGGGCCTTCGCCGCGGAGCTCGAGGAGCGACGGCTCGCCGCCTGCGTCCGGGCCATTCATCTCAACGACTCGGCAGCCCCGTTCGGATCGCGGCGGGATCGCCACGAGCATCTGGGACGGGGAACCTTGGGCCTTTCCGCTTTCGGCCAGATCCTCCAGGATCCGCGCTGGTCCCGGACTCCGATGGTCCTGGAGACCCCCAAGGAGGACGGGATGGAGTCCGACTGCCGCAACCTGCGCGCGATCCTGCCCTTCCTTCCCCGCAACCCCATGGAACCCGATTGGAAAAGGCCCGCAGGGCATCGAAAAGCGGAAAAAAGCACTAGCGTTCCTCCCGGACCGGACCTATAG
- a CDS encoding uracil-DNA glycosylase, giving the protein MTRREGEGGRLPGEEDPSERRIAEIEGEVVACRRCPRLVAWREEVAAHAPRRYAGSRYWARPVPGFGDPRARLLVVGLAPAAHGGNRTGRIFTGDRSGDWLFRALHRAGFANQPLSRDREDGLRLTDGFVSAAVRCCPPENRPLPSERRNCYPFLARELEALSHLRVFVALGGMAFETLLRWARERWPEERGQFLRAKAPFAHGAEIALPGERALLASYHPSQQNTFTGRLTEAMLDAVFSRARELLGSPLPRERRGS; this is encoded by the coding sequence ATGACGCGGCGGGAAGGCGAGGGGGGCCGTTTGCCGGGGGAAGAGGACCCTTCTGAGCGGCGCATCGCGGAGATCGAAGGCGAGGTCGTGGCTTGCCGCCGCTGTCCCCGGCTGGTGGCCTGGCGCGAGGAGGTGGCGGCCCATGCCCCCAGGCGCTATGCGGGATCGCGCTACTGGGCCAGGCCGGTGCCGGGGTTCGGAGACCCGCGCGCCCGCCTGCTCGTGGTCGGCTTGGCTCCCGCTGCGCATGGAGGCAACCGGACCGGCCGGATCTTCACCGGGGACCGGAGCGGGGACTGGCTCTTCCGGGCGCTCCACCGGGCGGGCTTTGCCAATCAGCCCCTCTCGCGGGATCGGGAAGACGGCCTGCGGCTCACCGACGGCTTCGTGAGCGCGGCCGTCCGCTGCTGTCCGCCGGAAAATCGGCCTTTGCCCTCCGAGCGACGGAACTGCTACCCCTTCCTCGCGCGGGAGCTCGAGGCGCTCAGCCACCTTCGGGTGTTTGTCGCGCTTGGCGGCATGGCCTTCGAGACTCTGCTCCGCTGGGCCCGGGAGCGCTGGCCGGAAGAAAGGGGACAGTTCCTCCGGGCGAAGGCTCCCTTTGCCCACGGCGCAGAGATCGCGCTTCCGGGAGAGCGCGCTCTCCTCGCCTCGTATCACCCGAGCCAGCAGAACACCTTCACCGGCCGGTTGACCGAGGCGATGCTCGACGCCGTCTTCTCGCGCGCCCGCGAGCTCCTCGGGAGCCCGCTTCCGAGGGAGCGGCGCGGAAGCTAG
- a CDS encoding MoaD/ThiS family protein: MSKVSAAQTIPVRIPTPLRGLTGNKDQVSARGQTIGELLQDLQAQFPGIGERLFDQTGALRRFVAVYVNGEDIRFLKDQETPVGPEDEVSIVPAVAGG, encoded by the coding sequence ATGAGCAAAGTGAGTGCAGCGCAGACGATTCCGGTGAGGATTCCCACCCCTCTCCGTGGATTGACCGGCAACAAGGATCAGGTCTCCGCGCGGGGCCAGACGATTGGAGAGCTTCTCCAGGATCTCCAAGCCCAGTTCCCCGGCATCGGAGAACGGCTCTTCGACCAGACGGGCGCACTCCGCCGCTTCGTCGCGGTCTACGTCAACGGCGAGGATATCCGCTTCCTCAAGGACCAGGAGACCCCGGTCGGTCCGGAGGACGAAGTGAGCATCGTGCCGGCCGTGGCGGGAGGCTGA
- a CDS encoding alkaline phosphatase family protein: MSACTQWADKRVIACQVWAERGRRRCRNWASNVRQACDRFQERGVSACRSGSKRWSERLPRPLGNLCHAFEWVCLASVWMRKWAWKGSTGIVEGSCLACFWLIVAASTLGSSLLKLVCLAWDRARCRIVAVGEGIARASGRRPRRRRKIQHVFVLMLENRSFDHLLGFSDITGVDASTGQPTRINNLMGHPSSNIDPRTSATIPAATPADFALSAEAGDPGHEFEDVLEQLVGAGAVYAPGKPYPPITNSGFVANYRRHGAPFPEKPMQVYTPEQLPILNLLAREFAVCDSWFSSLPGPTWPNRLFVHAASSAGLDNSPRGWEAATRTLLDGYRFENGTLYDRLEEKCLEWLVFKGDETPQVLSLSGMDLNLLEGRFQDFPHFRDSVNHPAFSASYCFIEPNYGNILPLTPGDFTCGSSQHPLDDVTRGERLIKEVYEAVRNSPHWESSLLILTYDEHGGFFDHVLPPPAVPPGDHATDEENGQVHFDFSQLGPRVPAVVISPWIPRNTIDHLPYDHSSVVKTVTELFSLKSLTNRDRAANSLCHLLSLAVPRTDAPTELPPVAESGLRCAGDLLEAGVGEVASGLLPRDQLESERSRRDQLRRRLESRPPEPSIRGFARVALRRYLRIAPISQREEILERFLRIKTSYEARLFLKEAREAIRLHKQAQPQAR, from the coding sequence ATGTCCGCCTGCACCCAATGGGCCGATAAGCGCGTCATCGCCTGCCAGGTGTGGGCGGAGCGCGGGAGGCGGCGCTGCCGGAATTGGGCGAGCAACGTCCGCCAAGCCTGCGATCGCTTCCAGGAACGGGGCGTCAGCGCTTGCCGTTCCGGGAGCAAACGCTGGTCGGAGCGGCTGCCGAGGCCGCTGGGCAATCTCTGCCATGCCTTCGAATGGGTCTGCCTCGCCTCGGTCTGGATGCGCAAATGGGCCTGGAAGGGCTCGACCGGCATTGTCGAAGGGAGCTGCCTCGCCTGCTTCTGGCTGATCGTCGCCGCCTCTACCCTAGGGTCCTCGCTGCTCAAGCTCGTTTGCCTCGCCTGGGACAGGGCGCGCTGCCGTATCGTTGCCGTCGGCGAAGGGATCGCACGCGCATCCGGGCGCCGACCCCGACGGCGCCGCAAGATCCAGCATGTCTTCGTGCTCATGCTCGAAAACCGCTCCTTCGATCACCTGCTCGGCTTTTCCGACATCACCGGGGTGGACGCAAGCACAGGCCAACCCACCAGGATCAATAACCTCATGGGCCATCCCTCCTCCAACATCGATCCTCGAACCAGCGCCACGATCCCCGCTGCGACGCCAGCCGACTTTGCGCTCTCCGCGGAAGCCGGTGACCCCGGGCATGAGTTTGAGGATGTGCTCGAGCAGCTGGTCGGCGCAGGCGCCGTCTATGCGCCCGGCAAACCCTATCCGCCGATTACCAACAGCGGCTTTGTCGCCAACTACCGCCGCCACGGGGCTCCCTTCCCCGAGAAGCCGATGCAGGTCTACACCCCGGAACAGTTGCCGATCCTGAATCTGCTCGCCCGCGAGTTTGCCGTCTGCGACAGCTGGTTCTCCTCCCTGCCCGGGCCGACCTGGCCCAATCGCCTCTTCGTCCACGCCGCGTCCTCCGCAGGGCTCGACAACAGTCCCCGCGGGTGGGAGGCGGCCACAAGAACGCTTCTCGACGGCTACCGCTTCGAGAACGGCACGCTCTACGATCGCCTTGAGGAGAAGTGCCTCGAGTGGCTCGTCTTCAAAGGCGACGAGACGCCCCAGGTGCTCTCGCTCTCCGGCATGGACCTCAACTTACTGGAGGGGCGCTTTCAGGATTTCCCACACTTCCGCGACTCGGTCAACCACCCGGCCTTCTCCGCCTCCTACTGCTTCATCGAGCCCAACTATGGCAACATCTTGCCCTTGACGCCGGGAGACTTCACCTGCGGCAGCTCGCAGCATCCGCTCGACGATGTGACCCGCGGCGAGCGGCTCATCAAGGAGGTCTATGAGGCCGTACGCAATTCGCCACACTGGGAATCGAGCCTCCTCATTCTGACTTACGACGAGCACGGCGGCTTCTTCGACCATGTACTGCCTCCACCCGCCGTCCCGCCCGGCGACCACGCGACGGACGAGGAGAATGGGCAGGTCCATTTCGACTTTTCGCAATTGGGACCGCGCGTGCCAGCCGTCGTGATCTCGCCCTGGATCCCGCGCAATACGATCGACCATCTTCCCTATGACCATTCCTCCGTGGTCAAAACCGTGACGGAGCTCTTTTCGCTCAAATCCCTGACCAACCGCGACCGCGCCGCCAACAGCCTCTGCCACCTGCTCTCGCTTGCGGTCCCGCGCACAGACGCACCCACCGAATTGCCGCCCGTGGCGGAATCCGGATTGCGCTGCGCGGGCGATCTGCTCGAGGCCGGGGTCGGGGAGGTTGCTTCTGGACTCCTGCCCCGCGACCAGCTCGAAAGCGAGAGAAGCCGTCGAGACCAACTGCGCCGCAGGCTCGAGTCGCGTCCGCCCGAGCCAAGCATCCGTGGCTTTGCGCGCGTGGCCCTACGGCGCTATCTCCGCATCGCACCGATCTCTCAGCGCGAAGAGATTCTCGAGCGCTTCCTGCGGATCAAGACCAGTTATGAGGCACGGCTCTTCCTCAAAGAGGCCAGAGAGGCGATCCGGCTCCACAAGCAAGCGCAGCCGCAAGCCAGATGA
- a CDS encoding glutaredoxin: MSQPKIIAYLKPTCGWSQGVRAIFRKYQLPYEDRDIVNVPAFREEMMEKSGQPLSPCVEVDGEMLADVSGQELEKWLLAKGLVQASDRPVEAPTDQGCSGEHHGEIPVRINF; the protein is encoded by the coding sequence ATGAGTCAACCTAAGATCATTGCCTATCTGAAGCCCACCTGCGGCTGGAGCCAAGGCGTGCGGGCAATCTTCCGCAAATACCAGCTTCCCTACGAAGACCGCGACATCGTCAATGTGCCGGCGTTCCGGGAGGAGATGATGGAGAAGAGCGGCCAGCCCCTTTCCCCGTGCGTCGAGGTCGACGGCGAGATGCTCGCCGACGTCAGCGGCCAGGAACTCGAGAAGTGGCTCCTCGCCAAGGGATTGGTTCAAGCGAGCGATCGCCCGGTGGAGGCTCCGACCGACCAGGGATGCTCGGGCGAGCACCATGGCGAGATCCCCGTGCGGATCAACTTCTAG
- a CDS encoding HAD family phosphatase, whose product MDRSEGRDGASKMDLRASSSPRDGQWAAIFDWDGVLANSMGPHLESWQRLAQEERRVLPPDFFLPSFGRKNDWVIPHLLRWTEDPQEIARLAERKEELYRAIVAERGVELYPGGLTLCASLAKGSVPRAIASSTVRANIELTLDQFDLRHFFQAIVTAEDVTRGKPDPEVFLLAAKRLGASPERCVVFEDAPAGVEAGVRAGMRVIAVTTTNPAESLRRADRTLSGLEGLAASQIEAWFFR is encoded by the coding sequence ATGGACAGAAGCGAAGGGCGGGATGGAGCCAGCAAGATGGATCTTCGGGCCAGCTCTTCTCCCCGGGACGGGCAGTGGGCCGCCATCTTTGACTGGGATGGGGTGTTGGCCAACTCCATGGGCCCTCATCTCGAGAGCTGGCAGCGTCTCGCCCAAGAGGAGCGGCGGGTGCTTCCTCCCGACTTTTTTCTCCCCTCCTTTGGCCGGAAGAACGACTGGGTCATTCCTCATCTGCTCCGCTGGACGGAGGATCCCCAGGAAATTGCGCGGCTGGCGGAGCGAAAGGAGGAGCTCTATCGGGCCATCGTCGCCGAGCGGGGAGTCGAGCTTTATCCCGGAGGGCTGACTCTGTGCGCGTCGCTGGCGAAGGGGTCGGTCCCCAGGGCGATCGCTTCCTCGACGGTGCGAGCCAACATCGAGCTCACCCTGGATCAGTTTGACCTCCGGCATTTCTTCCAGGCGATCGTGACGGCCGAGGATGTAACGCGGGGCAAGCCCGACCCAGAGGTCTTCCTCCTCGCCGCCAAGCGGTTGGGAGCCTCACCGGAGCGGTGCGTCGTCTTCGAGGATGCGCCAGCCGGAGTGGAGGCGGGCGTGCGGGCGGGCATGCGGGTGATCGCCGTCACGACGACCAACCCGGCAGAATCGCTCCGGAGAGCGGATCGGACGCTTTCGGGCCTCGAGGGGCTTGCCGCCTCCCAGATTGAGGCGTGGTTCTTTCGCTGA
- the rplQ gene encoding 50S ribosomal protein L17: MRHLKRRGKLGRLSKHRESLLANLATALIRNNRTKTTLSKAKALQPYAEKLVTLAKKGSLHHRRLAASRLHGKEAVQKLFGEIGPRFAGRAGGYTRVTKIGHRLSDAARMAVIEWTEATAPAAGGEEPSKAASSTPATSA; encoded by the coding sequence ATGCGCCATTTGAAACGACGCGGCAAGTTGGGGAGGCTCTCCAAGCATCGGGAGTCGCTCCTTGCGAATCTCGCCACCGCCCTCATTCGGAATAACCGGACGAAGACCACCCTCAGCAAGGCCAAGGCACTGCAACCGTACGCGGAAAAGCTGGTCACCCTGGCCAAGAAGGGCTCCCTTCATCACCGGCGCCTGGCTGCCTCCCGCCTGCACGGGAAGGAGGCGGTCCAGAAGCTGTTCGGGGAGATCGGACCGCGATTTGCCGGGCGCGCCGGGGGCTATACCCGCGTGACGAAGATCGGGCATCGCCTCTCCGATGCCGCCCGAATGGCGGTGATCGAATGGACGGAGGCGACCGCCCCCGCCGCCGGAGGCGAAGAGCCTTCGAAAGCGGCCTCCTCGACGCCAGCGACTTCGGCTTGA
- a CDS encoding NIL domain-containing protein: protein MAREKQRLWLTFGEALCQRPIIWELSRSFELAFNIRSAQVTQTTGIVAIELEGEREVLKQAIQWLEKTGVAVEPVELSTIEG, encoded by the coding sequence GTGGCAAGAGAGAAACAGCGGCTCTGGCTGACCTTTGGCGAGGCGCTCTGCCAACGGCCGATCATCTGGGAGCTCAGCCGCTCATTCGAGCTGGCCTTCAATATCCGAAGCGCCCAGGTCACGCAGACGACCGGAATCGTCGCCATCGAGCTCGAAGGGGAACGAGAGGTCCTCAAGCAGGCGATCCAGTGGCTCGAGAAGACCGGGGTTGCGGTCGAGCCGGTCGAGCTCAGCACGATCGAAGGCTAA
- the thrC gene encoding threonine synthase, with amino-acid sequence MQSELFTNLRCRECGRLYPKAAVHVCEWDFGPLEAVYDYEAIRRRVSRDRIESRPPTMWRYRELLPLDGEPTVGTQVGFTPLVRADRLAKALGVREAYVKNDTVNYPTLSFKDRVVAVSLSRAKEMGFSVVACASTGNLANSVAANAASAGLESYVLIPSDLEASKVLGSVVYGSRVIGIRGPYDKVNRLCSEIAGKYQWAFVNVNLRPYYAEGSKTMGFEIAEQLGWRLPSHTVIPMASGSLLTKIAKSYQELIVTNLVEEAPFAIHGAQATGCNPISDAFRRGTELVQPVPKPQTIAKSLAIGTPADGYYAIQTIRKSGGAAEDASDAEILAGIQLLAETAGIFAETAGGVTVACAQKLIASGKIPEDASVVLCITGHGLKTAEALSGALAPPRVIDPSLREFDRLVSADLGPASLPEGAAPESIDFQPEKGR; translated from the coding sequence ATGCAGTCCGAGTTGTTTACGAACCTCCGGTGCCGCGAATGCGGCCGGCTCTATCCCAAGGCGGCCGTCCACGTCTGCGAATGGGACTTCGGCCCCCTCGAGGCGGTGTACGACTACGAAGCCATTCGCCGGCGGGTCTCCCGCGACCGGATCGAATCCCGGCCTCCCACGATGTGGCGGTATCGGGAGCTGCTCCCCCTGGACGGAGAGCCGACGGTCGGCACGCAGGTCGGCTTTACTCCGCTCGTCCGGGCCGACCGCCTGGCCAAGGCCCTCGGGGTGCGGGAAGCCTATGTCAAGAATGACACCGTCAACTACCCGACCCTCTCCTTCAAGGATCGGGTCGTGGCGGTCTCCCTCTCGCGTGCGAAGGAGATGGGATTTAGCGTCGTCGCCTGCGCCTCGACGGGAAATCTCGCCAACAGCGTCGCGGCCAATGCGGCGAGCGCGGGCCTCGAAAGCTACGTGCTGATTCCCTCTGACCTCGAGGCGTCGAAGGTGCTGGGAAGCGTCGTCTACGGGAGCCGGGTGATCGGGATTCGTGGGCCCTATGACAAGGTCAACCGCCTCTGCTCGGAGATCGCCGGCAAATACCAGTGGGCCTTCGTCAACGTCAACCTCCGGCCCTACTACGCCGAGGGATCGAAGACCATGGGCTTCGAGATCGCCGAGCAGCTCGGCTGGCGGCTTCCCTCCCATACGGTGATCCCGATGGCGAGCGGCTCGCTTTTGACCAAGATTGCCAAATCCTACCAGGAGTTGATCGTGACGAACCTGGTCGAAGAGGCCCCGTTCGCCATCCATGGCGCTCAGGCCACCGGGTGCAATCCGATCAGCGACGCGTTCCGGAGGGGGACCGAGCTCGTGCAGCCGGTGCCCAAGCCCCAGACGATCGCCAAGTCGCTGGCGATCGGCACCCCCGCCGACGGCTATTATGCGATTCAGACGATCCGGAAGAGCGGAGGAGCGGCCGAAGATGCCTCCGACGCGGAAATCCTCGCGGGCATTCAGCTGCTGGCCGAAACCGCCGGAATCTTTGCGGAGACGGCGGGAGGAGTGACCGTAGCCTGCGCGCAGAAGCTCATCGCCTCCGGGAAGATTCCGGAGGACGCCTCGGTCGTGCTCTGCATCACCGGCCACGGCTTGAAGACGGCCGAAGCTCTCTCCGGAGCCTTGGCCCCGCCCCGAGTGATCGACCCGAGCTTGCGGGAATTCGACCGGCTGGTCTCCGCCGACCTGGGCCCAGCCTCGCTTCCGGAGGGGGCCGCACCGGAGAGCATTGATTTTCAACCAGAGAAAGGAAGATAA
- the xseB gene encoding exodeoxyribonuclease VII small subunit: MAKTDPAGGPTFEEAFRRLQEIVSRMESGDLALEDLLERYEEGMRLVKFCSDKLSLAEQKITVLAQGPGGDLSAAGAPREEEKDSTRRGEAEKEG, encoded by the coding sequence ATGGCGAAAACCGATCCCGCAGGCGGACCTACCTTCGAGGAGGCCTTTCGACGGCTGCAGGAGATCGTCTCCCGGATGGAGAGTGGAGACCTGGCTCTGGAGGATCTGCTCGAGCGCTACGAGGAGGGGATGCGCCTGGTGAAGTTTTGTAGTGACAAACTCTCCCTGGCGGAACAGAAAATCACCGTTTTGGCGCAAGGGCCCGGTGGCGACCTGTCGGCCGCCGGTGCGCCGCGGGAAGAGGAGAAGGACTCCACCCGCCGGGGGGAAGCCGAAAAGGAGGGGTAA
- a CDS encoding DNA-directed RNA polymerase subunit alpha has translation MAVRLGRFEMPHSLAKDEAVSTETYGRYVVEPLEAGYGQTIGTSLRRALLSSLEGAAISAIKIDGALHEFTSLPGVVEDVPEIVLNLKKILFRIPSREPRSLALEVVKEGPVVAGDIQLETGVELVNPGQLICTLDKKREFQMELEVKVGRGFLIAEENKKPDQAIGLIPIDCLFSPVRRVKYEVENTRVGQRTDYDRLILEIWTDGRITADDALVQAAAILRHHLDLFVGYGKDTVEFEKPKPPVQEAENRLRKILNMSVNEIELSVRAANCLNNANIATVGQLAQKTEAEMLKYRNFGKKSLNEIKSKLAQLGLSLGMKLGPGLLEVEAPEVSEATSEE, from the coding sequence ATGGCAGTGCGCTTAGGTCGTTTTGAAATGCCCCATTCCTTGGCGAAGGATGAAGCGGTTTCCACGGAGACGTACGGCCGCTACGTCGTCGAGCCCCTGGAGGCCGGCTATGGGCAGACGATCGGGACTTCCCTGCGTCGCGCCCTCCTCTCCTCGCTCGAAGGTGCCGCGATTTCGGCGATCAAGATCGACGGAGCTCTCCATGAATTCACGAGCCTGCCGGGTGTCGTGGAGGACGTGCCGGAGATCGTGTTGAACCTGAAGAAGATTCTCTTCCGGATTCCCTCGAGGGAGCCGCGCTCTCTCGCGCTCGAGGTGGTCAAGGAGGGACCCGTCGTCGCTGGCGACATTCAGCTCGAGACCGGCGTCGAGCTCGTCAACCCCGGCCAGCTCATCTGCACTCTCGACAAGAAGCGGGAGTTCCAGATGGAGCTGGAGGTCAAGGTCGGCCGAGGCTTCCTGATTGCCGAAGAGAACAAGAAGCCGGATCAGGCGATCGGCCTCATTCCGATCGACTGCCTCTTTTCCCCGGTCCGCCGTGTCAAGTACGAGGTCGAGAACACCCGCGTCGGCCAGCGGACCGACTATGATCGATTGATTTTGGAAATCTGGACCGATGGGCGGATTACCGCGGACGACGCGCTCGTGCAAGCCGCGGCGATCCTTCGTCACCATCTCGATCTCTTTGTCGGCTACGGCAAGGACACGGTGGAGTTCGAGAAGCCGAAGCCGCCCGTTCAGGAAGCGGAGAACCGCCTTCGGAAGATTCTGAACATGAGCGTCAACGAAATCGAGCTCTCGGTTCGGGCCGCCAACTGCCTCAACAACGCCAATATCGCCACGGTGGGCCAGCTGGCGCAGAAGACGGAGGCGGAGATGCTCAAATATCGAAACTTCGGGAAGAAGTCGCTGAACGAAATCAAATCCAAGCTCGCCCAGCTGGGCCTCTCCCTCGGAATGAAGCTCGGCCCGGGGCTCCTGGAGGTGGAGGCCCCGGAGGTTTCGGAAGCGACGAGCGAGGAATAA